Within the Oculatellaceae cyanobacterium genome, the region GCGTTGAAAGCAGGTTTGATAAAATTCAGGTAACATAATGTCTTTTTCGGTCTTGGTCACTAATCGAGACCGATATTTTTTACCATACAATGCTCTGCGCTTCGCGCAGAGCGAGTTTCGACGGGGTTGTCACCCCGTCAACTCATTGACACAAATCAAGAATCGTTGCACTCTAGAATCGGAATTATCAGAGCAGATTATTAATGCCCGTTTTTGCGATCAGCCTTTGAGTTTAATCATGCTAGATGTAGACCATTTTAAATTAGTTAACGATAATTATGGACATTTAATAGGCGATCGCACCCTCCAAATTTTAGTAGCACGCATACGCAATCACTTACGCACTCAAGACGGCTTTTTTCGTTATGGTGGCGAAGAATTTGTGATAATTTTGCCCAACACTGAGGCTACTACAGCACTAGAGATAGCTGAACGTTTACGTCGCTTAGTTGAGGAACAATCTTTTAGCGTTCAATCACAGCAACGGCTACATATTACTATCAGTCTAGGAGTATCCACTCTCAATCTTACCGATGACGAACAAGGAACAAGCTTATTAAGACGCGCCGATCAAAATCTCTTAAAAGCTAAATCTGCTGGTCGCAACCAAGTAATGAACGAATCACAAAGTTAATTAGTGATTGGTGATTGCTGATTGTTAATTGATAATTGTTCATTGATAAGTGTCAAACACTCCTCCACAGATTTGCGCTGTTGCATTGCCGCTACTATAGATTCATAAGCTGTTAAATGCTCTTGGATCAGAGTTTTTGCTTGAAGAATACAAAAACGCTCTTGCTGTAAACATTCATTAACAGAACGTCCCATTGCTGAAAGGACTTCTTGGAGTTTTTGTCGATCCTCCGCACCGCCTTCAGAAGTACCGTAAACTATATTTTCAGCCGCAATTCCAGCCATCCAAACAGTGCAGTAACGCTGGATGATAATCGCTGCTAATGGTGAAGTAAATTCCTGCGGTGCAAAGCTAACTCCGCCTTGTCCTGATTGCCCTTGCTTGAAAGCTTCCCAAGCACTAAGAGTATATCCGGTGATGGGAATGCCTAATAAGTAAGCAACCAGGAAATGACCAGCTTCATGTTTAATTATGCGATCGCGATATTCAGGGGAAAATCTAGCAAACATATCTAACAGCAGATTAACGCCTTTTCCTCGCCAACTCAGGGTATCCAAGGTAGCAATGCTTAAAATCCCAAAAACGGCGAGCGCAGGAATTGCTGGCGAGATATTAAACAATGGCATCAGCAAGCTAGAAAGCGTGATCGCAAAGACACCAATAGCAATTAAATTTAGAGAAGTTTGTTGCATACCTGCTATGAGGGTGAGGGGAAGATGGGGGAGATGAGTAGACAACCAATCACCAATCCTACGATCTGTATGAATGCAACTTAAATTAATTATTAGTGTTGCTTTCTGGATTCTGAGTTGGAGGTGTTGAAACTTGACTGTTTGTTGCTGGTTCCTGCTGATTGCCGCTTGCAGTTTTAGCTTTATAAAAAGTTTCTAAACTATTGCGATCGCCAATAAAACGCCAGTGCCAAGGTTCATAACTTACCCCTTGAGGATTATCGCGGGGAAACGACAACTCAAAGTTAAACCGCGCAGCATTTTGCTTCATCCACTTAAAAGCCTTTGTATCTTCAAACTTAGGATTAAGATTCGTTGCTGGTACATTGCCATCACCAATATCTACGGCATAGCCAGTGTGATGTTCGCTATAGCCTGGAGGGGCGCTGACTTCTGCCCTTTCTGTAGCTAACTGTCCCCGTTGCGCCTTAACGTCAAAAAATAAGTGTTGCTGTTCAGCAATAGTACGGAATCCCGAAATTGGTACTATGATCACACCATCCGCTCGTGCGGCTGCCACCATCGCCTGATATTGTTTCGCTGCCGCTTTACGCAGCTTAAAATTACCATATCCTGTAATTGATTGTAATTCCGATGTCGGTACTGCTTGATAGGGAAAGTGTCCTAATAAAGTCTGATCCGATGCTGGACTATTAGTCACATTTTGGCTAGGTTCAGTCGTGTTTTGAGCCGACTTTGAGGAATTGAGCGACGACAATTGTGGTTCAATACCAATCAATATACCCGCCACAAAAGCGATCGCACCCAACAAAGCACCACCAATCAACAGAAATGGTTTTAAGCTGTAGCGACTACGAGCAATTGGTTTATCCTCCCGTAATCGATTAACAATTGGTGTATCATCATCATCCCGCAATGCGGCTGGAATATCATCCTCATCTATTGGCGGTGATCCAGAAGCATCTATTGGTTGTCCAGGTAGACCAGCGTTATCCAAGGAACCCCTCCTCCACAAAACTTTCTGAAATTTTAGACTGATTACAGCGATAAGTATTCAAGCTTGAGCTTTTTGGCTGATAAATTATTTCTTCAACAAGCAATAAAATCTTTCCTCTCAAACTAAGTTAAGTATCCTGTATTTTTTGCTCTTTCCAACTGCTTAAAAAGTATAAAACTATGCTTAGTATAGGATCTCAACTTTTAGAACTATATATAACTCTGGGTGGTGGTGTCCTACTAGGATGGTTTTTAGGTCGCCAACTACCAAAGGTTGTACCTGAATATTTAGGTAAGTTTCTGTTCTGGGTAGGCGTACCGATCAGTATTTTTGGTTTTCTGCGTCAAGCAGACTTATCTGGACAAATTTGGATTGCACCAATAGTAGCTTGGGTAGCTATTTTACTAGGAATCGGATTAGCTTGGATCTGGATTTGCATTCAAACATACTGGCAGCCAGTTGATATTGAACCAAGCTCAAAACTGTGGCTAAAAGCTACTCAGGGAAGTTTTATATTATCTGCAATGGTTGGTAATACGGGATATTTGGGCTTTCCAATTACCCTAGATTTAGTTGGGCAGGAATACTTTGGCTGGGCGCTTT harbors:
- a CDS encoding GGDEF domain-containing protein, with the protein product MSFSVLVTNRDRYFLPYNALRFAQSEFRRGCHPVNSLTQIKNRCTLESELSEQIINARFCDQPLSLIMLDVDHFKLVNDNYGHLIGDRTLQILVARIRNHLRTQDGFFRYGGEEFVIILPNTEATTALEIAERLRRLVEEQSFSVQSQQRLHITISLGVSTLNLTDDEQGTSLLRRADQNLLKAKSAGRNQVMNESQS
- a CDS encoding ATP-dependent Zn protease, with the translated sequence MQQTSLNLIAIGVFAITLSSLLMPLFNISPAIPALAVFGILSIATLDTLSWRGKGVNLLLDMFARFSPEYRDRIIKHEAGHFLVAYLLGIPITGYTLSAWEAFKQGQSGQGGVSFAPQEFTSPLAAIIIQRYCTVWMAGIAAENIVYGTSEGGAEDRQKLQEVLSAMGRSVNECLQQERFCILQAKTLIQEHLTAYESIVAAMQQRKSVEECLTLINEQLSINNQQSPITN
- a CDS encoding M15 family metallopeptidase; translated protein: MDNAGLPGQPIDASGSPPIDEDDIPAALRDDDDTPIVNRLREDKPIARSRYSLKPFLLIGGALLGAIAFVAGILIGIEPQLSSLNSSKSAQNTTEPSQNVTNSPASDQTLLGHFPYQAVPTSELQSITGYGNFKLRKAAAKQYQAMVAAARADGVIIVPISGFRTIAEQQHLFFDVKAQRGQLATERAEVSAPPGYSEHHTGYAVDIGDGNVPATNLNPKFEDTKAFKWMKQNAARFNFELSFPRDNPQGVSYEPWHWRFIGDRNSLETFYKAKTASGNQQEPATNSQVSTPPTQNPESNTNN